The window CGAATTTCGCCTCCAAGACCAATCTCGCCGATGAATGCCACACCGTGAGGAATTGGAAACTCCAAGAAACTGCAATCAAAAGAATTGTGCAGCTAGTACCAAGATATATCACTCCTTAAGAGACCAAAGAGTAGTAAACAACCGCCTCACCTGCTACAAATTGCTGCTGCTATTGCAAGGTCACCAGCAGTCTCAGAGAGAGCCATCCCGTTAGCAACGTTCAGAAAGATACCCTACACATAccaaaattatgtttttattaccACTACTAAGTATTCACATAAGATAGTGAAGGACAATGCATACTGACACAATACTTACAGATTCCTGAATCCTAAGTCCAGCTTGCTTCATAAGAACCTGTGACATGATagaccaaaaaaataacaataagaTAACGTTAAATAGGAAAAAGTAAAGAGGGACTGTGCCAAACGTATGTTGTTTTTGGACGACAAGCAGAGACAATGTCAGACGTTTGTTGCACTAACCGCAATTATCATGTCAGCTCTGCTTGCTTGAACACCATTGACATGCCTTGAAACTGTTGAGCCAGTCGCACACAACGCCTAcatagagaaaaaaatcaatgttTCAGTAGGAACTAAAACACATATGGGACTGCTAACGATGAGGTCAGCACCTGTCGTCTATTAAGAACCTACATACTACGGCCAATGAAAGTCATATGATTCTCTCATCATACTGACAATAGCAAAATCTATTAGGACTTTCAAAACGCAGTTTGGAGTTCTGGAgcataagaaaataattatttacctGAACTTCAATGAGGAAACTCCGAGATCCATCCATAACAACTGCTACGGCTAATCCAGCTAAAACATCTGAATCTGTGTTCTGTTGACTAAGATATATGCCACTAGGGTTTGAGACCACTTCAAGCCCTGCTTGCGACATCTCAAAAACTCCAAGCTGACAAAGAGGATAGCCACGAATTTATTTTCCATAATATCACTACTTCGAATCAAAAATAAGTGTGCAGTTTAGAGATGAGATGCTTGAACTAGACAATTGTAGAGACAAGGCAAAAAAGCCACCAAGGGAAGACAGTATTATGAATAAACTGGCATACTAGCTTTACATGGTTATATCAAGGATTTGCATACATACTTCATCAGTCGACCCAAACCGATTCTTCACAGATCGAAGCAAGCGGTAAGTTGAATGTTCTTCACCCTGAAATTTGAAAGAAAAGAAATGTCAAGTTCATAGTCTAAAAAAAGAGGTTATCAGACTAATCAAAGCAAACCAGCAGCATATAGTTAATACTACAGAGTGCCATTTATTGACGGAGATATCATGATAGCATATCTTAACACACCAGAAAACAAAAAGTAGATCACCTCCATGTACAACACAACATCTACTATGTGCTCCAAAACACGAGGTCCTGCAATATCTCCCGCTTTTGTAACATGTCCAACCTAAACCAGAAATTAGTCTGCATAAAAGATCTGATCCAGATAATCAAAGTACATGTAGGAAACAATTGGCTTACTCACCAAGAAAACAGGGACATTTGATTTCTTAGCAAAACGCAACAAGGTTGATGTGCACTCTTTAACCTGTAACCATCAgagattgcaaaaaaaaaaaaactaaccttcTCAGCGAACAGACAGAAATTAAGGGAAGATTATACGCAATGAAAAGGAGAATGCTGGAGGTCGGTCTTATAGATGGGAGGCAACAAAAAGCAGAGCTACGGTTTAACTTTCTTGCTCATAGTAATTAGAAGAGTATTTTTTTAGTTAGGGACTAAGCGAATACAGGAGGAAAACTTTTGAACCTGTGTGAGACCACCAGCGCTTCCAGTCACCTCTTTTAGATAAACCGTTTGAATTGAATCAATGATGAGAGCTTGCGGAGAGAGCCGATGAGCTTTTGTTAGAATAtcctgatataaattaaaaacaaatgatTCGCTTCATCAAATTACCATGTTCTAAAAGAACAGTTAAAAGGCCTAAGAATATCACAAAGTATAGAGTTGGTGTCTGACATGAGGAAGGTTAACAACTAGGCACGAAAAGGAAGGAATGCCCTTGCATTGCTTAGGCGTTTAGAGAATGTGACTTGTTTATTTACGATAAGAGAATACTAATCCACGAAAAAAGGTATACCTGAAGATCAGAACTGGAAAACAGGTAGAGCTCGTCTGTTTCTATTTTCATCCTGTCAGCTCGACTTCCTATTTGGTCGACACTCTGCAGAAGAATATAAGATCCTATGAAGAACATGTAACCTATGCATGGGATGAGATCCTCCAGAACATACTAAAAGTACCATATCTCTACTGTAAATGACAAAATGAGAGAAGAAAAACAGCCCTAGCTAACATTATTTAGACGCATGTAAACCTCACTTGAAGCATCTCAAGCAGCATAGTCAACAAAAATACAGCGACGGAGCATATATTAAATCCTGATGCGCGGATATTTAGGAAGGAGACTACAAGTCTACAACTAACCTCTTCACCAGAGACATATAAGACCGGTGCTGGTTTGGCCAAATCGTTCCCGTCAGCAATTATAGATGCAATCTTCCATttaagaaaaaagagagagagagagagagagagagagagagagagaatcagtGAGCCACTAATCAAACCAAggtgaaaaaaataatcaattcaAACATTATTAATCAGATATATTAACCTGCAATAACAAGGTACTCTTGCCAATACCAGGGTCACCACCAATCAAAATCAGTGAACCTACCATAGTAAGTCAAAAGGAGAGAGCTTTGGATAAACAGAtataaaagaagagaaagggatCACATGGTGAAGACAGAGACCAACCAACCTGGTGCAAGACCACCACCAAGCACTCTCCCAACTTCATTCCCAAAAAGTCCTGGCCTAAGAACACAAAACGCTATCATGTAAACATAAACATTCAAACCGGTTATCATCGCAAGAAATGATATCTCCTACAACAAACAGTATCCTAGATTGTAACAAAATCAAATCATCACAAACCTATGTGAGCTAGattgtaacaaaaacaaaatcaaaagaaacaTACAAAGAAATTCTCCATTGCTGATGAGTAATCCCATCAATAACAGAACTCAATTTGAGTGGCTGCGCAACTCCTTGCTCAGGTAACCATGCCAAACCAGCACCTTCCGAGCCGCCGCCACTAGCTACACCACCGCCACTTCCACGTGGCTCAGAAGAGCCTTCAGAGAAACGCCGCATGGTCCCAACTTTGTTGCAAGCGCGGCAGCTTCCCCACCATTGCCCTTCCGAATGCCCACAGCTCTCACAAACCCAGGAAGTTCTCACTTTCCCTTTCTTCTTGTTCATAACCACTTCCCCTGGATCCCATCCCCGAGCACTGCTTGAACCG of the Brassica rapa cultivar Chiifu-401-42 chromosome A03, CAAS_Brap_v3.01, whole genome shotgun sequence genome contains:
- the LOC103858447 gene encoding DNA repair protein RadA, coding for MSIPNMNSLRCFYTRANSLLLLRSSFSPVTIPVRRLSSVFDSLSNQTVSSVSDVDTKTQASPGAISSRGEDKPEEKHRKAAGSSSARGWDPGEVVMNKKKGKVRTSWVCESCGHSEGQWWGSCRACNKVGTMRRFSEGSSEPRGSGGGVASGGGSEGAGLAWLPEQGVAQPLKLSSVIDGITHQQWRISLPGLFGNEVGRVLGGGLAPGSLILIGGDPGIGKSTLLLQIASIIADGNDLAKPAPVLYVSGEESVDQIGSRADRMKIETDELYLFSSSDLQDILTKAHRLSPQALIIDSIQTVYLKEVTGSAGGLTQVKECTSTLLRFAKKSNVPVFLVGHVTKAGDIAGPRVLEHIVDVVLYMEGEEHSTYRLLRSVKNRFGSTDELGVFEMSQAGLEVVSNPSGIYLSQQNTDSDVLAGLAVAVVMDGSRSFLIEVQALCATGSTVSRHVNGVQASRADMIIAVLMKQAGLRIQESGIFLNVANGMALSETAGDLAIAAAICSSFLEFPIPHGVAFIGEIGLGGEIRTVPRMEKRVSTVAKLGFTKCVVPKSVEKSLKSLGLKEIEIIGCKNLKELINSVFRG